From the Argentina anserina chromosome 3, drPotAnse1.1, whole genome shotgun sequence genome, the window ATCAAGCCCCTCCTCTCTAACCCAGCGCAACACCAAACATAGGGCAAATTTAGTGCAACTTAATGCAGTCCACATGTGGACAGGACATGATTAACAAATAAGGACGTACAGGGGTACCAAACGTGCACTATATGTCAGTTGTTGGACAACACTGCACATTACAGGAACCATCGAAGTGTTGTACCAGACTACCAGACAAAGGAAAGAAGGGGAGGTTTAGTTTTTCCTTCAAAGAAACACTCTAAACTTCATATGGTTTCTTTGAAGGGAAGTAACCCAAATGGGATTTGATTTGTCAAACTAGCATTCTAcctcttttgtttttatttatctaGACATGTTATGTTTATGTCTGATATTACAGCTTGTTTCAATATTTCCATTTTGTGATTCTTCTTTTCACCTCTCTTTACTGCTGCGAGTGCCTTTCTTAGCTTCCTTGAGAATGAGTTCCAAGAGCTTCTCATATATTGCAATGGCGGATTCAAGTGTGTCAATGGCTCTGCTCCTATCTTTTGCTGCCACTTTCGACAGATCTTCCATTTCTATCATACGCATTGCAGGCATACTCTTGATCAGTTCTTCACATGAAGACCCGATACTACACTTGGTTGCACCACCTTTTCCCACTTCAGAAGCACTATGCCCTTTGTTATAATCTATCCCTGTGGCTGACACCATATCACTAATGCTTGTCATCTCATTTCCAAAAGCCATAATCACCCGATTGACCTGACCTTCACCAAGTTTCCAAATCCAAACACTCCCATCTTCTGATGCCGAAACCAAGTTCCTTCCCGCATTCACCATTACAACGGATACAACTGCACCATTGTGCTTATGAGGCAATGTCATCAGTTCACTCCCTTGGATCACAAGTTTTCTACTTCCAACCATGAAGGATCCTATGTGTATCGAACCATCAGACCCTGCAGCATAGAACTCAGGCTCTGTGGGGTGCAATGTGATCCCATAAATCATGCAGGGAAACACAACCGTACGCAGGTGGGTTCCCCGCCGGAGACTCCAGAACTTGCATGTGGAGTCCTCTGAGCAAGAGATAATCTGGGAGTAGCATAATCCTGTACCAGATACAATGGCAGTTACAGAATCAGAATGAGCAGCAAACTTGTGCAATATTATGTCTTCAACATTCTCGCACGCCCAGTCTCCTACAAGCCGAAAGATAGGGACAATAGCAATGGTTCCATCATCACTGCCCGAAATCAGAAGAGACTCATCATGATTAACACTTAGGCAGGTAACAGGCTTGTTATGTGCAGGCAGTGTTTTGAGCACATTCCCTGACGGGACTGAAAGTGTGTGCACACTGCCTGATATGCCACCGGCAAAAAGGTACAGTCCATCAAAGGAGGCAGCTAGTGGTGCAACCGGTTCGGGGACAGGGAGGTTGTGAAAGGCAGTTGAAGACCACCAGTTGTAAAGGTGGATTGAACCAGAACCTGTGGTTGGGGATATGTGTGAAGCAGCTATATAAGTCTTCCCAAAATCCTCTCCAACGACAGTGAGGCCTTGTCGCGGTGAGCGGCTACCAGTGAACTGTCCTACAACGGTGCCTGAGGAAGCATCATAGGCAACAATGGGGCCGTCGGGAGAGTTGGTGAGGAAGATTTCAGGGGAAGAAGACATGTTGGATTCTTTGAAGGTAAAAGGTAAAGGGAGGAGCGCATGTATAAATGAGATCCTCTCAGGTGGTTTGGCTTGAAAAAACAAGCTGCTTATCATCAAGCCATCAAGGTTTGGCCTCTTTTGTATTAGCAGTCAGAAGAATTGGATGGTTCCAGAAGAAGTCGGCTAGTAGTGTGATTTCAGACTTGGTTAGTACCCAATCATCTGATGGAGATTGTTGATGAAAGGCAACTGATGTggttataagttataactgAATCATAACAAATTTCATCTTCCCAAGGTCAATGTTTACATGTTTTTAGTGTGAATTAGGAATGAGAAGGAAGTTATTCGGATTTAATTTgactttgaattttgaaaaggaaaaaaggtaTATTAGAAATCTCCAAAACACAAAATACATGTGAGTTTAAATAGAAGGTACAGAAGGAACTTGATTAATGTCTCTGTAAAACTTAGGGAGATGCAATGGTAAATTAACTTCTAAAACCTTTCTCTTTTATCCGAAaagaattttttcttttatcagaaaaattatgtaatcagataTGAAAACTAAATAGAGGAAGTGGACAAGGGAGTGCTAATCTACTCCCATTTGAAAACTGCAACACATATCAAAGGGTGAAAGGGATCATTAACCAATGCCAAGAGATACATATCATGGCTCAACTGAGATCATACAAATATGCACCCTCATCAGAAAGATTCGGCAAAAATATTACGATTTTCCTTCAGCCATTACATTAAGAGCCCTCATGCGAATTTGGAAAAATATATTAGGGTTATGAGCCAAAGGAGAATCAGATTGTTAttgataaaattaaatatcCATGGATCGTACATTTTGTACGTAAAATATGCTAAAAAAGGCTTTGACAAGCTTGTGTTGATCCCTATAAATACCAAGGTAATCTACTATAAAGGCTTTACTACTCACCGAATTGATTAGACCTCCACTTGTGAACCAGAAATTGGAAGGTGGAAAGGAACTCAAACCTGTGCTTCAGAGACAAAGCATTCCCACAACATGAAGCAATCCATCTGTCTCCCACATAGGGGTGGTCTGTTTTTGGTCAGCGGTGTTTTTATATGCATCCTACTTGACATGTGTTAGCATGGCACCCAGGAGAAGCATCTTCCCTGGTCATAAATTTACATATGCAAGTTTTGGAGTAATGCCTGCTGCATCAGAATGGCAAATGTGCTGCCCATGGATATGTTTATGACATTCACAGCATCATTGTTGAGCTGCCAAACAGAAGTAGAGACGAAAAAAATTAATCCCAAGAAAAGGAAATATATCCATTGCCGCTACAGTTTTGGGCATAAGGTTGAAATCCACCATGGATCAATCTTTAATTCATGAATGATGAATCTAACAGACATAGAACATTGCAATTGAGGAAATTAGAACCTCACCACAGGCTTAGGTTTTCTTCTTGTGACCAAGGAGACAACAGAAACCCTACTGTAGAGCCTAAGTCGTTTATACTAAATGGATGCTTCACCAGTAAttgtagaaaaagaaaatgcagTGAAGAGGCTTGAACTCTCGACCTCAGGATAACTCACTCTTTAAGCTATGAGACTTGTGGGTTCGCCAACTGCACCACCACCCCTTGATGATCTTAAAATGTAAGCTACACTGCCACATCTTTAGCGAAATCCATCCTTCTTAAGAGGGGTAACCCCTCTTGTGCCACAAACCCAAAGACCAGTGATAATGAAATTAAATTCTTACTCATGACTCTGAGGAGTAGGGGTATCGTATGGTATCATGAGATTATAATTTCACTAGAGCAATATTACCACCCTCTTTTCCTCAGACTACCATAGGCCAGCATGGAATGTAAATTTAGAATGCTCATATATCAAGCCAATCTCAACAGAGCAGAAATTCCTATTGTTTAACTTGTCATCAATTCATGCTCAGAAACCCATGGTTCATGCTGGCTTTTTGGTAAAACCTAGTACTTAAGATGAATAACAGAAAACCAAACATCCATGACCCATCATACAAACTGACTACAAAGGATAAATTGAACACGCACACAAGTACTCACAAATATAtgtaaaattaaataataaaaatgaaatggtTGCCTACCCATCGAAATCCTTCCTTGTCTTGAAGAACAGCACCTATAATGCTCTCACCAACATTTGCTATTTGAGAAGCTATTACACATATAATTGCTTCAGGTCCATTTATCTGTAAACCAAAAGTACAAGgaacattttaaaataaaacacaagGTAGACAAAATGATACTACCCAATACAAATTGGTCAAGTACGAAGTGAACCGCACCTGACCCATGAGACAACCAACAAAAGCCAGAAGAACAGATGCCAAAAGTCCAGCAATGGTTCCCTCAAGACTCACAGCCCCCTCAGTTCCCCTTGGAACTACCTTCAATGTTGTTACTAAGTACCTACGCAAAAAACATCAAATGAGATTACTGGTGGAATATAATAAGCATGTCTAGCTTGTTCAAATGTGATGCAAAAACTACATGTAAGATCTTTTTAAGCAAAAACTTGGGTAGAATCTGTATATCAGCAGCCAATTAAAGACTAAATGATTTTTGCATCTGAGGCTGAATTTTTGGCATTTATTAGAAAGAGTGTTATTCAGTGTATACGAAAAAGGCTAACCTCTACAATACAAATCATGATTAAGGCTCTCTTTTATAGTATCAGCTTCTCCCATCTATTCTTCTACTAATGAAAAGGATCTCACTGAAGAAATCCCACCCACAATCATACTCTAGTTATGAAAATGCTGACAACCTCTAAATTTCGTTTCAATTCAATTCCTGCCACCAAGGTTCATAGAAAGCATTACATAGGTTTAGATCAGTAGTTCATGTATTTCTTATTTTAGCCCCTACAATGTTGTACTGCATAACATTGGGATAGGGACATACTGACATCTTTCAGCcttgaccttttttttttctttgtgctGCAATTAGGTGCTCTTTGACAGATTAAAAACTATAGCTAGGTAGAAGTTCATCAAAGCATAAAAAGCTCAATAACATGCAAAATCCAATGAGAAAGATGGATGAAAATACATTTGACACTTTCAACAATTAGAGTATCCTTCTCTGCTACCCAGACATCCCCTACCTGCTTTTGCAGATCCTGGAAAGACACTGGGTTCTCCTGCTGAACCCTATCTTTAAACTCTAGCACAGAGCTAGATAGATATACCATGAGGGGGTTTGGACCTCAGACCATGCAGGGTTAACAGCTACTACTCCTTCAAAAAAAGCCTACCACAAACCACATATCTAAAAATCCCTAGGCAGGATGATTCATTATGTCCACAATGAAACTTGTTGAATAAATGTGATATAATTAAGCATTGAAAAGCTAATACTGAAGTTAGACCAATAATGGGGCAAGAGCAGTAAGTGTCCAGCTTTCAACTTGGTCTATGAAGAAAGCAACAAGGTCCAACAATGTTAAAATGAACAGTCAATTTCAAACCAAATGCAGAGACTTACGTTGTTTTCCCATATGCCTTTCCCACCTCACTTGAGACCGTATCACTCAACTTAGTACAGAAACTGGAAACAAATCCTAGTTGCCAAAGCTGGGAATATGCCTTTCCTCCCACTAAAAATATCGTGAGAAAAGCGCAAACGCATCCAGCAGCACTGGATCCAATAACACTTCCAGGGCCTCTCCTCCCTTTCCTCTTCTCGGCTACCCCCTCAGCCTCCTTTTGCGCCATTCTCACCTTTGTCACCGCTGTGCCCtgaaaaaacaatcacttatcACTTCAGTACTGCAAGACACTACAAGCAATCAGGACAGCATCATACATATGATGACCATTatttgagttatattttagcTACAACTGAATAACTAAATGAGCCAAAGAGCATAGTAATGTACTCAGTTACAATGCCCATTTAAATCATTTCTTACTGAACCAAGTTCAACTGTCACTGTGAAAGTTCAGTTCTTTTATATCAGCACACTAAATTTACAACCAAATATATGAGATTAAGCAAAAAGATAACCATAATTTCAACTCTTCAAGCACAATTCAATTTTCCTTTACAAAGATGAAAACTTTAACAGCATTATCAAACTAGGAAAAGAATTACCTGAGAAAAATCTAATCTTTTTACATTTTCTAACCAACAGAATAAACTAATTACTACCCagaacaacaaaattgaaacccaATTTTGATTGCAACTCACAATGACGAAGTAGGTTGCAACCAAGAGAAACCCAGGGGGCCCAAAGGCGCGCCAAGTGAGATTTCCGAGCAAAAACGCGGCAGCAATGCCGGAGAGGGAGAGCCCAGAAACCAGAACCGGAGAGCCCAGAACAAAGATCACGAGGTTGCAGAGGATCGCAGACTTCCACGTGGCGGGGGAGGATTGGATCAGGGAGACAGCGTCGCAGACCGCACTGTGGacagtggtggtggtggtggtggtggcggtggATGCATGAGGAGGAGGCCTCTGCATAGTGAAGTGTGCTTTGAGGGGTTTAggggtttggatttggattgggAGTTTGGAGGAGGAGAGGTGTGGTTTTAGTGAGGGGAATGGAGGGGGAGGTGGTTTGATGTGGAGGAGTGCTGACAATGCCATCTGGGTTGAGTGTGCGTTAAGGAAAAGGAATAGAAGAATGTTTTATTTAGGGGTGGACTGTGGAGTCCGGGCCTGAAGTCTTGAAGGTGGATTTGAGGGGTGGATGGGAATGGCATGAGATAGAAACATTAGACATGAAATCATAGAGGAGATGTGCTAGTGCAGTGTAGCACCGGACCTTAAAATTAAACAGGGGCTCGTATTTCTAAAGAATAGCCAACATTGTTGATCATTCTCTAACATGAAGTAACATACAGTAATGTGATTTTCTACAAGGATGATTGAGGCGCAGAGGGTAGCTCTTTGTCCCTCGAGTTACCTTGTTACCGCAATTATTTCcacatcatattcatattgaGATAAAAACATTTGTCACCTTAATACTCTCATTCTATCTGCTACATCAGTTAATTTgtagtttttaaattttttaactcttttattatgagttctAACTACAAATTTATTTCCTAAGAATGTTTTAGCACCTTTGATGCTCTTGATCAGAGCTAACACCTCTTTATTCTCAGTGGAATAGTTTAATTCCGCCGCATTAAACTTTCCTCATAGGAATTTGCAAATCTTTTCCTGATTGGTATCTGTGGTCATGGCTAGAACTACTCCTGCCCAATAATAATCATTTGCATCTGTCTGCAAGATGATTAAGTCTCATTCTTCTGGCAGTTGTAATGGGCGTAGACTTTCGGTTAATTCCTTGATCTTTTTGACAGTATTAATGTCATCTTCCGTAAAACACTATTTTTTCTTGGAACTGGTTTTTGATGAGAGTAAAGCAGTAAGACCACTTACTTGAGGGATAAAGTCTCTAGCAAAGTTGACAAGTCCTAAAAATCTTTGCAAGGATTTTGCATCAGGGATTTGATATGGGGATTGGCTGATCTTCTTAACAATGTGTTCTTCGAGACGAATCTCTCCATCTTTAACATGAATACCCAAAAAGTCAATCTCTCATTTGACCAAATGTATCATCTTTTGTCCCAAAATGATTCCTTTTCTGGACAATAAGCTTACAGACCTGCTCTAGGTGCTTCAGATGTTCGTTCATAGTTCTTGTGAACTATGATATCGTCTATATAAACTGTGCAAGAATCTAAATAGGGCTTAAACATGTTGTCCATCTTCCTTTGGAAAATAGATGGAGCCTGCTTGCGACCAAACGACATAACTAGCCATTCGTAATGCCCTTGCGGTGTTCCAAAAGCCGTCAAAGCTATGGAATCTGGATGCATTTTCACTTGCCAAAATCCTAATTTAGCATCAAACTTGGAAAAGATTTTAGTTCTTTTGAGACGATTTATTAGGACCCTCACTTGAGTTATCTGATAACCATCTTTAACGGTCTTTTTGTTAACATCTCTGTAATCAATGACCATCCTAGCTTTTCCTCTAACCTGTTCCGCATGATTTCTTACCAGGAAAGCTGGAGCATGATGCAAACTGTTTGAAGATCTGATTAACCTTTTCTCAAATAGTTCTTGAATCTGACTTTCCATCTCTTTCCTATCTTCTTCCCTATAATGAGGGATGACTTTGACATGCCAGATGACGTTGGTATCATGCATTTTAAGCTGGCAATATACCGGATCCTTGTCCCAGTATAGTTGAGGATCTTCACTGATTACTGGTTTTAACAAATTCTCTATTTCACCAATAGTTGACACCTTCTATTGCTCAACTCTATTAGCATACACCTTTATGTTATGCTCTCTGATATATGCCTCTTCTCCATCTGAGCTTTCTAGTTCTAGTGAATCTGAATCAGATCCATTTTCAGGAAAATTGAATGCTTCTCCTGACTAAGAGTCTTCTGATTCCATGTTTGACACTATCTCACCGTGATCTTTTAAATGATCCTTTAGCAACAAAATCAGTTCCAAAACGGGCTTATAATCACCACTCTTCGCTGAGACCTCTGATATTGATCTATAAATCCATTTCCAGTGACATTTACTACTTCTGCAAGGCGAGATTCCCAGAAGAACTTACGGTTCTTCTCAAACCCAATTACTTGTGCATTTTGAACCACAgtttgttggagaaggaaatcaTTTCCAATCAACACATCCGCTCCCTAGCTTTCACATTGCTAGATAATGTTACATATAAAGTTTCCTGCACCTAGGGAAATGTTAACATTCGCGCCATACTGCTCATGATGATCTCATGTTCTCCCATAACGACTCCAGTGACCGATCTTGGAGCTTTTTTCCAATATTCATCTGGGATGGCATATCACTTGGCAAGTGTATATCCTGAGCCGCTGTCAACGAATGCATGCAGGTGatatttcttgtatttgagaaaCTTTAATTCTATGGTGAAGTAGTTGCTGAATCTGCTAGTCTGAACTTGCTTGACATGTTCTTCCTTTTTTCCTTCAGTTATGAACTCCATGAAAGGGTTAATCATTTCAATGATAGGTTTTCTGGTGAGATGATGGTTTTTGTTAGAATGATCTTCTATTCCTTTGCTAGTATTAACACTCTGTTAATTCCTTCTTCTGACTTAATGAAGTTACTAACTTTACCTTTTTTAGGTCTTCTTCGAGCTTAGCCTTTGTTAATTCCTCTTTTTGTTCTATTAAATCATCGAACTCTGCATATTCTTGTTCTATAAGAATATgagcttctttttctcttgttcTTCTCCTCAATTCTGCTACGAAACATTCTTGATGATAAGTTTCTCCTGTGCTTTCACAATACATTGGAATCAATTCATTTTCTGCGAGCTTACAGAAATCACAAGTGAATTTCCTGGATTGGGATAGAAACCACTGATAATATCAGGGGTATCTTGTTTCCAATTGAGAAATAGCAACACAAAGATAAGACGATATATTTTATTGCTATCTTCTTCTGTACTTTCTGAAGAGGCTTCTTCGAAATCATCTTCTGACAGGTACTCAAGAGAATAGACAGAATCATTCTTTTCATCATAATATGCTATTTCGAACCATTTCAAGTTTGCATACTCAATCGCTtcttcatattcttcaattAGGGCTCTTAATGATCTTTTATCCTTTTTTGGACACTCATTCGCATAATGTTCTTCTGCTTTGCATAACCAACATCGACATTTCATAACGTCTCTTGTAGAACCAGGattggttttctttttcttgaaaatactttttctggaaacaaattttcctttttcacCTTCAGGTCTTCTTTTAAAGTTTTTCCGAAAATTATAATTCTTTTTTGAGGAAAAAGTTTTTGTTCCAACTTTGTTGTTAGAGAATTTCTTCTTGTATTTTCTTTCTGTGTGACATCCCCACTGCGTAGGAGTCTCTAATATCTTAATATCTTGGGACACATATTTTCAACTCCTCTGAGTTGTTTCTTCGCAGTTTTGGATTTCCTATTCTTTACACATTGCCTTCTCAGGAGATCTCTAACTCTCTCTGCAATCCTTCATACTGTAAAAAATGTTAAGGAATTTTATTTTAGAAACTGTGCTACTGCATCGTTCCAAGGTTCTGGTAGTTTcctataataatttcttaccCAATCTTCATTATCTTATGTCTCCGATGGTGCAGTAGTAATTCTGGAACTCATTGGTGTACTCTTCAAAGTATCTTAGGTTGCAGATACTTAACTTTTGAATGTTTGCCTTTGTCATTTCCTTTGCCTGCTCACTATGTCCCGTTATATCTCCGCACAATTGTGCATATATCGGACATGCAAAATCTAGAGGATTGTTGGTTTGAGCCAACTTGGTCGCCCAATCAAGCCACTGGGTGCTCCTCTTGAAGGATTGATACCACTTTTGGACTATTCCGGTTAGTGTTAACTCGTAATAGGCATGAGCTTcagagtactcatattttgacAATACTATGACCTGTGAGATTTTTTGCATGATTTCTCCTAACTCTTCTGCTAACTCACACTTTTCTGCCTTTGCATATAGATTCTTGAGTATTTCAGCCTTAAGCATCTTCATTGGTCTCTTTGTATCTTCTTCCTCGAATGATTCTTCAAGGAACGTAGATGACTTGGTTCCTGAAGTGCTTCATTCTTCATAACTGGCCAACGAATGTATATGGACCTGTAGGCTTATGTTTCCTCTCATGTCTTCATAGATTGATGCTTTGGTATTCTCAATTTGCTTGACTGGAAGAGACAGGATCCATTCTCGTGGAAATGTCACCTCATTCCATTTTGTAATATGCTTCTGCTCGGTATGATTTCTTGGATTGTGAGGATAAATGTAGTGATTCAGGGACTGTTAAGGAATTTAGTGTTGGGGGCAACATTCGAGCTCATGAGCTTATAATATATTCGGTAATCTATGGCAAGCTCCATCATTCCCCTTTTCATAGAAATCCCATGTGTCTTGATTCTCAACCTGAGACAATATGATGCATCTCTGAGGTGCGTAGTGAATTTTGGAAAAACTAAGAAGTAAGCAACTTGATTACATACAGAGGCTTCCACCGTTCCTAacatgtttttcttgaagtctgTTATCTTGTCATCTTGCAGGACACATAAGACAGAGGAGTCTATTCCGTCTCTGGGTAGACGTTTTATGTCCACTTGAACCCCTCCAATATGCATGTATGAATAACTTCTTCGAATTGCTTCACTTACTTCATTCTGAGTTATCAACCTGATGTCAGTTTCTTCGCCTGCTGCCGGAATGGCTAGTTCAAGAATCTTCAACTTGTGAGAATCTAGAAGGAAAGAACCTCTTTTATAAATTTCGTTGAGTCTGAATTTAGGATCTGTGGCCTCTCGTACATTTGATTTGATCTCAttgtactcaaattctttagcATTGATGAGTTGTACATGAATTGTGTTCCTTTTGCTAAATACTCTGCTCAACATTTTCATGTTCATTCTCTCAGTTTTATGTCCACTTGAACCCCTCCAATATGCATGTATGAATAACTTCTTCGAATTGCTTCACTTACTTCCTTCTGAGTTATCAACCTGATGTCAGTTTCTTCGCCTGCTGCCGGAATGGCTAGTTCAAGAATCTTGAACTTGTGAGAATCTAGAAGGAAATAACCTCTTTTATAAATTTCGTTGAGTCTGAATTTAGGAACTGTGGCCTCT encodes:
- the LOC126788737 gene encoding protein ROOT INITIATION DEFECTIVE 3-like; protein product: MISSLFFQAKPPERISFIHALLPLPFTFKESNMSSSPEIFLTNSPDGPIVAYDASSGTVVGQFTGSRSPRQGLTVVGEDFGKTYIAASHISPTTGSGSIHLYNWWSSTAFHNLPVPEPVAPLAASFDGLYLFAGGISGSVHTLSVPSGNVLKTLPAHNKPVTCLSVNHDESLLISGSDDGTIAIVPIFRLVGDWACENVEDIILHKFAAHSDSVTAIVSGTGLCYSQIISCSEDSTCKFWSLRRGTHLRTVVFPCMIYGITLHPTEPEFYAAGSDGSIHIGSFMVGSRKLVIQGSELMTLPHKHNGAVVSVVMVNAGRNLVSASEDGSVWIWKLGEGQVNRVIMAFGNEMTSISDMVSATGIDYNKGHSASEVGKGGATKCSIGSSCEELIKSMPAMRMIEMEDLSKVAAKDRSRAIDTLESAIAIYEKLLELILKEAKKGTRSSKER
- the LOC126789079 gene encoding protein VTE6, chloroplastic-like, giving the protein MALSALLHIKPPPPPFPSLKPHLSSSKLPIQIQTPKPLKAHFTMQRPPPHASTATTTTTTTVHSAVCDAVSLIQSSPATWKSAILCNLVIFVLGSPVLVSGLSLSGIAAAFLLGNLTWRAFGPPGFLLVATYFVIGTAVTKVRMAQKEAEGVAEKRKGRRGPGSVIGSSAAGCVCAFLTIFLVGGKAYSQLWQLGFVSSFCTKLSDTVSSEVGKAYGKTTYLVTTLKVVPRGTEGAVSLEGTIAGLLASVLLAFVGCLMGQINGPEAIICVIASQIANVGESIIGAVLQDKEGFRWLNNDAVNVINISMGSTFAILMQQALLQNLHM